The Streptococcus mitis genome has a segment encoding these proteins:
- a CDS encoding ATP-dependent RecD-like DNA helicase yields the protein MEVYFSGTIERIIFENPSNFYRILLLEIDDTDAEDFDDFEIIVTGTMADVIEGEDYTFWGQIVQHSKYGEQLQISRYERAKPTSKGLVKYFSSSHFKGIGLKTAQKIVDTYGDNTIDEILQHPEKLEGIAGLSAKNREAFVSTLRLNYGTEMVLAKLANYGIPNKLAFQIQDFYKEETLDVVENYPYQLVEDIKGLGFTIADQLAEELGIESQAPERFRAGLVHSLFQACIETGDTYVEARDLLEQTLNLLESSRPVELDPSQVAQELSYLIEEDKVQQVDTKIFDNSLFFAEEGIRSHLVRILEKGKQKSHDLETIQKHIATVEEDLEIEYDNIQKQAICDAIQNKVFILTGGPGTGKTTVINGIIAVYALLEGLDLRKKSNLPILLAAPTGRAARRMNELTGLPSATIHRHLGMTGDDDTSHLEDYLDADFIIVDEFSMVDTWLANQLFSNISSNSKILIVGDSDQLPSVSPGQVLADLLHIPLIPQTRLEKIYRQSEESTIVTLASQIRQGILPADFTQKKADRSYFEIASGHIPATIEKILGAALRSGIPARDIQVLAPMYRGTAGIDAINQLMQDLLNPPQKDQLSFEAPQCHYRKGDKVIHLVNDAEINVFNGDLGAITDLIPSKYTESKQDEIVIDFDGNEVSYPRNEWYKIRLAYAMSIHKSQGSEFPVVILPITSASRRMLERNLIYTAITRAKSKLILLGELQAFDYATQHIGTARKTYLIERFSDLLENVEEKQPAVSETATSSASEQSYILTEENWDSIPAMIGITDADLKEIFGK from the coding sequence ATGGAAGTTTATTTTTCAGGAACCATTGAACGGATTATTTTTGAAAATCCCAGCAATTTTTATCGCATCCTCCTCCTAGAAATCGACGATACGGACGCAGAGGATTTTGATGATTTTGAAATTATTGTCACCGGTACCATGGCTGACGTGATTGAGGGAGAAGACTATACTTTTTGGGGACAAATTGTCCAGCACTCCAAGTATGGGGAACAACTGCAAATCAGTCGTTATGAAAGAGCAAAACCAACTAGCAAGGGCTTGGTCAAGTACTTTTCAAGTAGCCATTTCAAGGGAATTGGTCTCAAGACAGCTCAGAAAATCGTGGATACCTATGGCGACAATACCATTGACGAAATTCTGCAACACCCAGAAAAGTTAGAAGGCATTGCAGGACTATCTGCAAAAAATCGCGAGGCTTTCGTCTCCACTCTCCGTCTCAACTACGGAACCGAGATGGTTTTGGCCAAACTAGCCAACTACGGCATTCCCAATAAACTAGCCTTCCAGATTCAAGATTTTTACAAGGAAGAAACCCTTGATGTGGTTGAAAATTATCCCTATCAGCTAGTTGAGGATATCAAGGGTTTGGGATTTACCATTGCTGACCAACTAGCGGAGGAACTGGGCATCGAAAGTCAGGCTCCTGAGCGCTTTCGTGCCGGTCTAGTTCACAGTCTTTTTCAGGCCTGTATTGAAACAGGGGACACCTATGTTGAAGCACGGGATTTGCTGGAACAAACCCTTAATCTCCTTGAATCTTCTCGCCCCGTGGAACTGGATCCCAGCCAAGTGGCCCAAGAACTCTCCTACCTGATTGAAGAAGACAAGGTTCAGCAGGTTGATACCAAGATTTTTGACAACAGCCTCTTTTTCGCTGAGGAAGGCATCCGCAGTCACTTGGTTCGTATCCTTGAAAAAGGAAAACAGAAGAGTCATGATTTAGAAACCATTCAAAAACATATCGCTACTGTCGAAGAAGATCTGGAGATTGAATATGATAACATTCAAAAACAGGCTATCTGTGATGCTATCCAGAATAAGGTCTTTATCCTGACAGGTGGACCTGGTACTGGTAAGACAACTGTTATCAATGGGATCATCGCTGTCTATGCTCTTTTAGAAGGACTTGACCTCAGGAAAAAAAGCAACCTGCCGATTCTTCTTGCTGCTCCAACTGGACGAGCCGCTCGGCGCATGAATGAATTGACAGGTTTGCCTAGCGCGACCATACACCGCCATTTGGGAATGACAGGGGACGATGATACCAGTCATCTGGAAGATTATCTGGATGCTGACTTTATCATCGTAGATGAATTTTCCATGGTGGATACTTGGCTGGCCAACCAACTCTTCTCCAACATCTCTTCTAACAGTAAAATTCTCATCGTAGGTGACAGCGACCAACTACCGTCTGTCAGCCCTGGACAGGTTCTAGCGGATCTGCTTCATATTCCCTTGATTCCTCAGACTCGTTTGGAAAAAATTTACCGACAAAGCGAAGAATCAACCATCGTCACCCTAGCTAGTCAGATTCGACAGGGTATCTTGCCAGCTGATTTCACCCAGAAAAAAGCAGACCGTTCCTACTTTGAAATTGCTAGTGGCCATATTCCTGCTACGATTGAGAAAATCTTAGGCGCTGCCCTAAGAAGTGGTATCCCTGCCCGTGATATCCAAGTTCTGGCGCCCATGTACCGAGGAACAGCAGGGATTGATGCCATCAATCAGCTCATGCAAGACCTCCTGAACCCACCACAAAAAGATCAACTCAGTTTTGAAGCTCCCCAGTGCCACTATCGCAAGGGAGACAAGGTCATTCATTTGGTCAACGATGCTGAAATCAATGTCTTTAATGGAGATTTAGGAGCCATCACAGACCTGATTCCGAGTAAATACACTGAGTCGAAACAAGACGAGATTGTCATTGATTTTGATGGCAACGAGGTTTCTTACCCACGTAACGAATGGTACAAAATTCGCTTGGCCTATGCCATGAGTATCCATAAGTCCCAGGGAAGTGAGTTCCCTGTTGTCATCCTACCTATCACCAGTGCTAGTAGGCGTATGCTGGAGCGCAATCTCATCTATACAGCCATTACACGCGCCAAAAGCAAGCTTATCTTACTAGGCGAATTACAGGCCTTCGACTATGCTACCCAACATATCGGAACTGCCCGAAAAACCTATCTGATTGAACGTTTCAGTGATTTATTGGAGAATGTTGAAGAAAAGCAACCAGCTGTCTCTGAAACTGCCACATCAAGTGCCTCTGAACAATCCTACATCCTAACCGAAGAAAACTGGGATAGCATCCCCGCCATGATTGGGATTACAGATGCAGACCTCAAAGAGATTTTTGGAAAATAG
- the tig gene encoding trigger factor: MSVSFENKETNRGVLTFTISQDQIKPELDRVFNSVKKSLNVPGFRKGHLPRPIFDKKFGEESLYQDVMNALLPNAYEAAVKEAGLEVVAQPKIDVTSMEKGQDWVITAEVVTKPEVKLGDYKNLEVSVDVEKEVTDADVEERIERERNNLAELVIKEAAAENGDTVVIDFVGSIDGVEFDSGKGENFSLGLGSGQFIPGFEDQLVGHSAGETVDVVVTFPEDYQAEDLAGKEAKFVTTIHEVKAKEVPALDDELAKDIDEEVETLAELKEKYRKELSEAKEEAYKDAVEGAAIDKAVENAEIVELPEEMIHEEVHRSVNEFLGNLQRQGINPDMYFQITGTTQEDLHKQYEGEAESRTKTNLVIEAVAKAEGFDASEEEIQKEIEQLAADYNMEVAQVQSLLSADMLKHDITIKKAVELITSTATVK; this comes from the coding sequence ATGTCTGTATCATTTGAAAACAAAGAAACAAACCGTGGTGTCTTGACTTTTACTATCTCTCAAGACCAAATCAAACCAGAATTGGACCGTGTCTTCAACTCAGTGAAGAAATCTCTTAATGTTCCAGGTTTCCGTAAAGGTCACCTTCCACGCCCTATCTTCGACAAAAAATTTGGTGAAGAGTCACTTTACCAAGATGTTATGAACGCTCTTTTGCCAAACGCTTATGAAGCTGCAGTAAAAGAAGCTGGTCTTGAAGTAGTTGCACAACCAAAAATTGACGTGACTTCAATGGAAAAAGGTCAAGACTGGGTTATCACAGCTGAAGTTGTTACAAAACCTGAAGTAAAATTGGGTGACTACAAAAACCTTGAAGTATCAGTAGATGTAGAAAAAGAAGTAACAGACGCTGACGTTGAAGAGCGTATCGAACGTGAACGCAACAACTTGGCTGAATTGGTTATCAAAGAAGCTGCTGCTGAAAACGGCGACACTGTTGTCATCGATTTCGTTGGTTCTATCGATGGTGTTGAATTTGATAGCGGAAAAGGTGAAAACTTCTCACTTGGACTTGGTTCAGGTCAATTCATCCCTGGTTTCGAAGACCAATTGGTAGGTCACTCAGCTGGCGAAACTGTTGATGTCGTTGTAACATTCCCAGAAGACTACCAAGCAGAAGACCTTGCAGGTAAAGAAGCTAAATTCGTAACAACTATCCACGAAGTAAAAGCTAAAGAAGTTCCAGCTCTTGACGATGAGCTTGCAAAAGACATCGATGAAGAAGTTGAAACACTTGCTGAATTGAAAGAAAAATACCGCAAAGAATTGTCTGAAGCTAAAGAAGAAGCTTACAAAGATGCAGTTGAAGGTGCAGCAATTGATAAAGCTGTAGAGAACGCTGAAATCGTAGAACTTCCAGAAGAAATGATCCACGAAGAAGTTCACCGTTCAGTAAATGAATTCCTTGGAAACTTGCAACGTCAAGGTATCAACCCTGACATGTACTTCCAAATCACTGGAACTACTCAAGAAGATCTTCACAAACAATACGAGGGAGAAGCTGAGTCACGTACGAAGACTAACCTTGTTATCGAAGCAGTTGCGAAAGCTGAAGGATTTGACGCTTCAGAAGAAGAAATCCAAAAAGAAATCGAGCAATTGGCGGCAGACTACAACATGGAAGTGGCACAAGTACAAAGCTTGCTTTCAGCTGATATGTTGAAACATGATATCACAATTAAAAAAGCTGTTGAATTGATCACAAGCACAGCAACAGTTAAATAA
- a CDS encoding response regulator transcription factor, with translation MKILLVDDHEMVRLGLKSYFDLQDDVEVVGEASNGFQGIDLALELRPDVIVMDIVMPEMNGIDATLAILKEWPEAKILIVSSYLDNEKIMPVLNAGARGYMLKTSSADELLHAVRKVAAGELAIEQEVSKKVEYHRNHIELHEDLTARERDVLQLIAKGYENQRIADELFISLKTVKTHVSNILAKLEVSDRTQAAVYAFQHHLVGHEEF, from the coding sequence ATGAAAATTTTACTAGTAGATGACCACGAAATGGTTCGATTGGGATTGAAAAGCTACTTTGACCTCCAAGATGATGTAGAAGTTGTAGGGGAAGCGTCCAACGGGTTTCAGGGTATTGACTTAGCTTTGGAATTGCGTCCGGATGTTATTGTCATGGATATCGTCATGCCTGAGATGAATGGGATTGATGCGACCTTGGCCATCCTCAAAGAATGGCCTGAAGCTAAGATTTTGATTGTGAGTTCTTACTTGGACAATGAAAAAATCATGCCTGTCTTAAATGCTGGTGCTAGGGGATATATGCTCAAGACTTCTAGTGCAGACGAACTACTCCATGCCGTCCGTAAGGTGGCTGCTGGCGAGCTGGCTATTGAACAAGAGGTCAGCAAGAAGGTCGAATACCACCGCAATCACATAGAACTACATGAGGACTTGACTGCGCGTGAGCGAGATGTTCTCCAACTCATCGCTAAGGGCTATGAAAATCAGCGCATCGCAGACGAACTTTTTATCTCTCTCAAGACGGTCAAGACCCATGTGTCTAATATCCTAGCCAAACTTGAAGTCAGCGATCGTACCCAGGCTGCAGTCTATGCCTTTCAGCACCACTTGGTGGGGCATGAGGAGTTTTAG
- a CDS encoding sensor histidine kinase — MKKQAYVMIALTSILFVLFFSHSLLEMLDFDWSIFLHDIEKTEKFVFLLLVFSMSMTFLLALFWRGVEELSLRKMQANLKRLLAGQEVVQLADPDLDASFKSLSGKLNLLTEALQKAENHSLAQEEEIIEKERKRIARDLHDTVSQELFAAHMILSGISQQALKLDREKMQTQLQSVTAILETAQKDLRVLLLHLRPVELEQKSLVEGIQILLKELEDKSDLRVSLKQNVTKLPKKIEEHIFRILQELISNTLRHAQASCLDVYLYQTDVELQLKVVDNGIGFQLGSLDDLSYGLRNIKERVEDMAGTVQLLTAPKQGLAVDIRIPLLDKE, encoded by the coding sequence ATGAAAAAACAAGCCTATGTAATGATTGCTCTCACCTCCATTTTGTTTGTCTTATTTTTCTCCCACAGCTTGCTGGAAATGCTTGACTTTGACTGGTCTATTTTCTTGCATGATATAGAAAAAACAGAAAAATTTGTTTTTTTATTATTGGTCTTCAGTATGTCCATGACCTTTCTCTTAGCCTTGTTTTGGAGAGGTGTTGAAGAGCTTTCTCTAAGAAAAATGCAGGCTAATCTCAAGCGTTTGTTGGCAGGGCAAGAAGTGGTTCAGCTTGCAGATCCAGATTTGGATGCCAGCTTCAAGTCCTTGTCAGGCAAACTTAACCTCTTGACAGAAGCTCTTCAAAAAGCAGAAAATCACAGTCTTGCTCAGGAAGAGGAAATCATCGAGAAGGAACGGAAGCGGATTGCTCGGGATTTGCATGATACGGTCAGTCAGGAGTTGTTTGCGGCCCACATGATTTTATCGGGTATTAGTCAACAGGCTTTGAAATTGGATAGAGAAAAGATGCAGACCCAGTTGCAGAGTGTCACAGCTATTTTAGAAACCGCCCAGAAGGATTTGCGGGTCTTGCTCTTGCATTTGCGACCGGTTGAACTAGAGCAGAAGAGTCTGGTTGAGGGAATTCAAATCCTCTTAAAAGAGCTTGAGGACAAGAGTGATCTCAGAGTTAGTCTTAAGCAAAATGTGACGAAATTGCCCAAGAAAATCGAGGAACATATCTTCCGTATCCTGCAAGAATTGATCAGCAATACCCTCCGCCATGCCCAGGCCTCTTGTTTGGATGTCTATCTCTATCAGACGGATGTTGAATTGCAACTGAAGGTGGTAGACAATGGAATTGGTTTTCAGTTAGGGAGTTTAGATGACTTGAGTTATGGACTACGTAATATCAAGGAGCGGGTTGAAGATATGGCAGGGACGGTTCAGTTATTAACAGCTCCCAAGCAAGGGCTGGCAGTTGATATCCGTATTCCCCTGCTCGATAAGGAATGA
- the liaF gene encoding cell wall-active antibiotics response protein LiaF, with translation MRKFKIFLFIEACLLTGALILMVSEHFSRFLLILFLFLLLIRYYTGKEGNNLLLVVATILFFFIVMLNPFVILAIFVAVIYSLFLLYPMMNQEKEQTNLVFEEVVTVKKEKNRWFGNLHHFSSYQTCQFDDINLFRLMGKDTIHLERVILTNHDNVIILRKMVGTTKIIVPVDVEVSLSVNCLYGDLTFFNQPKRALRNEHYHQETRDYLKSNKSVKIFLTTMIGDVEVVRG, from the coding sequence ATGAGAAAATTTAAAATCTTTTTATTTATTGAAGCTTGTCTTTTGACAGGAGCTCTGATTTTGATGGTATCAGAGCATTTTTCGCGTTTTCTGCTGATTTTATTCCTCTTTTTACTTTTGATTCGCTATTACACTGGTAAAGAGGGCAATAATCTTCTTTTAGTAGTGGCAACCATTCTCTTCTTTTTTATCGTCATGCTCAATCCTTTTGTGATTCTAGCTATTTTTGTTGCGGTTATCTATAGCCTCTTTCTACTTTATCCGATGATGAACCAAGAAAAAGAGCAGACCAATTTGGTTTTTGAAGAGGTGGTTACGGTTAAGAAGGAGAAAAATCGTTGGTTTGGAAATCTTCATCATTTTTCAAGCTACCAGACTTGCCAGTTTGATGATATCAATCTCTTTCGCCTCATGGGCAAGGATACAATTCATCTAGAGAGGGTCATTCTAACCAATCATGACAATGTCATTATTCTCAGAAAGATGGTAGGAACGACCAAAATCATTGTACCTGTAGATGTGGAAGTCAGTCTTAGCGTTAACTGCCTCTATGGTGATTTGACTTTTTTCAACCAGCCCAAGCGAGCCCTCCGCAATGAACACTATCATCAAGAAACAAGAGACTATCTCAAGAGTAACAAGAGTGTCAAGATTTTCTTGACCACTATGATTGGCGATGTGGAGGTGGTCAGAGGATGA
- the fni gene encoding type 2 isopentenyl-diphosphate Delta-isomerase, translated as MTTNRKDEHIRYALEQKSSYNSFDDVELIHSSLPLYDLDEVDLSTEFAGRKWDFPFYINAMTGGSDKGREINQKLAQVAEACGILFVTGSYSAALKDPADDSFSVKSDHPNLLLGTNIGLDKPVELGLQTVEEMNPVLLQVHVNVMQELLMPEGERKFRSWQSHLADYSKQIPVPIVLKEVGFGMDVKTIERAYGLGVRTVDLSGRGGTSFAYIENRRSGQRDYLNQWGQSTMQALLNTQDWKDKVELLVSGGVRNPLDMIKCLVFGAKAVGLSRTVLELVETYSVEEVIGIIQGWKEDLRLIMCALNCATIADLQKVDYLLYGKLKEANDQMKKA; from the coding sequence ATGACGACAAATCGTAAGGATGAGCACATCCGCTATGCCCTTGAGCAGAAAAGTTCCTATAATAGCTTTGATGATGTGGAGTTGATTCATTCTTCCTTGCCTCTTTACGACCTGGATGAAGTCGATCTGTCGACAGAGTTTGCTGGTCGAAAGTGGGATTTTCCTTTTTATATCAATGCCATGACGGGTGGAAGCGATAAGGGAAGAGAAATCAATCAAAAGCTGGCTCAGGTGGCGGAAGCCTGTGGTATTTTATTTGTAACGGGTTCTTATAGCGCAGCCCTCAAAGATCCAGCAGATGACTCTTTTTCTGTCAAGTCTGATCATCCAAATCTCCTTCTTGGAACCAATATTGGATTGGACAAGCCTGTCGAGTTAGGCCTTCAGACTGTAGAAGAGATGAATCCTGTTCTCTTGCAAGTGCATGTCAATGTTATGCAGGAATTGCTCATGCCTGAGGGAGAAAGGAAGTTCAGAAGCTGGCAATCGCATCTGGCAGACTATAGCAAGCAAATCCCCGTTCCGATTGTCCTCAAGGAAGTGGGCTTTGGAATGGATGTGAAGACCATCGAGAGAGCCTATGGATTGGGTGTTCGAACTGTTGACCTATCAGGTCGTGGCGGTACCAGCTTTGCCTATATCGAAAACCGTCGCAGTGGTCAACGTGACTACCTCAATCAATGGGGCCAGTCTACCATGCAAGCCCTTCTCAATACCCAAGACTGGAAAGACAAGGTCGAACTCTTGGTTAGTGGAGGCGTTCGCAATCCACTGGATATGATTAAGTGCTTGGTCTTTGGTGCTAAGGCTGTAGGACTGTCTCGAACAGTTCTGGAATTGGTTGAAACCTATTCAGTTGAAGAAGTGATTGGCATTATCCAAGGCTGGAAAGAAGATCTACGACTCATCATGTGTGCCCTTAATTGTGCCACCATAGCAGATTTGCAAAAAGTAGACTATCTTCTTTATGGAAAATTAAAAGAAGCAAATGATCAGATGAAAAAGGCGTAA
- a CDS encoding phosphomevalonate kinase gives MIAVKTCGKLYWAGEYAILEPGQLALIKAIPIYMKGEIAFSDSYRIYSDMFDFAVDLTPNPDYSLIQETIALVENFLVYRGQTLRPFSLEIRGKMEREGKKFGLGSSGSVVVLVIKTLLALYDISVDQELLFKLASAVLLKRGDNGSMGDLACIVAEDLVLYQSFDRQQVATWLKEENLATVLERDWGFSISQVEPTLECDFLVGWTKEVAVSSHMVQQIKQNINQNFLSSSKETVAALVEALEQGKSEKIIEQVEVASKLLEGLSTDIYTPSLRQLKEASQDLQAVAKSSGAGGGDCGIALSFDEQSTKNLKNRWADLGIELLYQERIGHDDKS, from the coding sequence ATGATTGCTGTTAAAACTTGCGGAAAGCTCTATTGGGCAGGCGAATATGCTATTTTAGAGCCAGGGCAGTTGGCCTTGATAAAGGCCATCCCCATCTATATGAAGGGGGAGATTGCTTTTTCTGATAGTTACCGTATCTACTCAGATATGTTTGATTTCGCAGTGGATTTGACACCAAATCCTGACTACAGTTTGATTCAAGAAACGATTGCTTTAGTGGAAAATTTCCTCGTTTATCGTGGGCAGACCTTGCGACCTTTTTCTTTGGAAATCCGAGGAAAAATGGAACGGGAAGGGAAAAAGTTTGGTCTAGGTTCTAGCGGTAGCGTCGTTGTTTTGGTCATCAAGACCTTACTGGCTTTATATGATATTTCGGTTGATCAGGAGCTCTTGTTCAAGCTGGCTAGCGCTGTCTTGCTCAAGCGAGGAGACAATGGTTCTATGGGGGACCTTGCCTGTATTGTGGCAGAAGATTTGGTTCTCTACCAGTCATTTGATCGCCAGCAGGTAGCAACTTGGTTGAAAGAAGAAAATTTGGCGACTGTTTTAGAGCGTGATTGGGGCTTTTCAATTTCGCAAGTGGAACCAACTTTAGAATGTGATTTCCTAGTGGGATGGACCAAGGAAGTGGCTGTATCGAGTCACATGGTCCAGCAAATCAAGCAAAATATCAATCAGAATTTTTTAAGCTCCTCAAAAGAAACGGTGGCTGCTTTAGTAGAAGCCTTGGAGCAGGGGAAATCAGAAAAAATTATCGAGCAAGTAGAAGTGGCCAGCAAGCTCTTAGAAGGCTTGAGCACAGATATTTACACGCCTTCGCTCAGACAGTTGAAAGAAGCTAGTCAAGATTTGCAAGCTGTTGCCAAGAGTAGCGGTGCTGGTGGTGGTGATTGTGGTATTGCCTTGAGTTTTGATGAGCAATCAACTAAAAACCTAAAAAACCGTTGGGCCGATCTGGGGATTGAGCTCTTATACCAAGAAAGGATAGGACATGACGACAAATCGTAA